From Alienimonas californiensis, a single genomic window includes:
- a CDS encoding S41 family peptidase: protein MPRSRRLRSLSAGLLAGSLAFTGSDALPGVGVAWAQEEPAQEKPAREEPVQEEPARGADAPPLADEKAVDPREDREELLRLMREFADSFEQIERNYVSEVSREELLEAAIDGMVAKLDPYSTYLDDEEVGLFTREVEGQFIGIGVQILPDTETGRLTITAPLPGTPAAEAGVRAGDMIVKVDGESVDGLDPSAVTARIKGPEGEPVKLGLMRPGQEEPLEITVVRADVRVPTVLGESRRADGSWDYLLPSKNSDGGEEGEPKIGLLRVTRFGAGTDRELTEALLQLKEAGAEGVILDLRGNPGGLLDQAVAVADLFLKEGRIVSTAGRNVASQSFDALPGGPAEGLKVAVLVDRFSASASEIVSAALQDANRAVVIGERTWGKGSVQTVINLGGGRTALKLTTAAYLRPSGANIQRPGPINRPARQSDEDGEWGVTPNEGYRIPLTLPQRRNLNIDRIVRDRPAGAVAPEQDEEYEPTEDPHIAAALKVLTEDEDESSNP, encoded by the coding sequence GTGCCCCGCTCCCGCCGCCTTCGGTCTCTGTCCGCGGGACTGCTCGCCGGTTCGCTGGCCTTCACGGGGTCCGACGCCCTGCCGGGCGTCGGCGTGGCGTGGGCTCAGGAAGAACCTGCTCAGGAGAAACCCGCTCGGGAAGAGCCTGTCCAGGAAGAACCCGCACGGGGGGCTGACGCCCCGCCGCTCGCCGACGAAAAGGCCGTCGATCCGCGGGAGGATCGGGAGGAACTGCTCCGTCTGATGCGGGAGTTCGCGGATTCCTTCGAACAGATCGAACGCAACTACGTCTCCGAAGTCAGCCGCGAGGAGCTGCTCGAAGCGGCGATCGACGGGATGGTGGCCAAGCTCGACCCCTACAGCACCTATCTGGACGACGAGGAGGTCGGCCTGTTCACCCGGGAGGTGGAGGGCCAGTTCATCGGCATCGGCGTGCAGATCCTGCCGGACACGGAGACCGGCCGCCTCACGATCACCGCCCCGCTGCCCGGCACCCCCGCCGCCGAGGCCGGCGTGCGGGCCGGCGACATGATCGTGAAGGTGGACGGCGAAAGCGTGGACGGTCTCGACCCCTCCGCGGTCACCGCCCGCATCAAGGGGCCGGAGGGCGAGCCGGTGAAACTCGGCCTGATGCGGCCCGGGCAGGAGGAACCGCTGGAGATCACCGTCGTCCGGGCGGACGTGCGGGTGCCGACGGTGCTGGGCGAGTCCCGCCGGGCCGACGGCTCTTGGGACTACCTGCTGCCCTCCAAAAACTCAGATGGGGGCGAGGAAGGCGAGCCGAAGATCGGCCTGCTGCGGGTCACCCGGTTCGGCGCCGGCACCGACCGCGAACTGACCGAAGCCCTCCTCCAGTTGAAGGAGGCCGGGGCGGAGGGCGTGATCCTCGATCTTCGCGGTAACCCGGGCGGGCTGCTCGATCAGGCGGTCGCGGTGGCGGACCTGTTCCTCAAGGAAGGCCGCATCGTCTCCACCGCCGGCCGCAACGTCGCGTCGCAGTCGTTCGACGCCCTGCCGGGCGGCCCGGCGGAAGGGCTGAAGGTCGCCGTGCTGGTCGATCGGTTCAGCGCCAGCGCCAGTGAAATCGTCTCCGCCGCGTTGCAGGACGCCAACCGGGCGGTGGTGATCGGCGAACGCACCTGGGGTAAGGGCAGCGTGCAGACGGTCATCAACCTCGGCGGCGGCCGCACGGCGTTGAAGCTCACCACCGCGGCCTACCTGCGGCCGAGCGGGGCCAACATTCAGCGTCCCGGCCCGATCAACCGCCCGGCCCGCCAGTCGGACGAGGACGGCGAGTGGGGCGTCACGCCGAACGAGGGCTACCGCATCCCCCTCACCCTGCCGCAGCGGCGCAACCTGAACATCGACCGCATCGTCCGCGACCGCCCCGCCGGCGCCGTGGCGCCGGAGCAGGACGAGGAGTACGAGCCGACGGAGGACCCCCACATCGCCGCGGCGCTGAAGGTCCTCACGGAAGACGAAGACGAGTCTTCGAACCCGTGA
- the tsaD gene encoding tRNA (adenosine(37)-N6)-threonylcarbamoyltransferase complex transferase subunit TsaD has product MLAIESSCDETAAAVIAADRSVLSSVVSSQAALHERFGGVVPEIASRAHVERILPVIREALAEANVTPTDLSAIAVVTHPGLVGSLLVGVTAAKTLAAVWDLPLIAVDHLRAHLYACRIAYGEEAFPACGLVVSGGHTNWYDCPDAVRATLIGSTIDDAAGEAFDKVARLLGLPYPGGPSVQQAAEHGDPTAVPLPRPMMNRPELAVSFSGLKTAVRYAALGNPNSPEVPAPPLGERRIADLAASFQAAAVDVLVGKCDLALKQTGRPTLLVGGGVAANRALRVGLTDLCERRGVRLCIAPMELCVDNAAMAGLAWESFERGEFAPLDCDVTPGLVRA; this is encoded by the coding sequence CTGCTGGCGATCGAATCGAGTTGCGACGAGACCGCCGCCGCGGTGATCGCGGCGGATCGGTCGGTGCTCAGTAGCGTCGTCAGTTCGCAGGCGGCGCTGCACGAGCGGTTCGGCGGCGTCGTGCCGGAGATCGCTTCCCGGGCGCATGTCGAACGCATCCTGCCCGTCATTCGCGAGGCTCTGGCCGAGGCAAACGTGACGCCGACGGACCTGTCCGCGATCGCGGTCGTCACCCATCCGGGGCTGGTCGGTTCGCTGCTGGTCGGCGTGACCGCGGCGAAGACGCTGGCGGCCGTTTGGGACCTCCCGCTGATCGCCGTCGATCACCTGCGGGCGCACCTCTACGCCTGCCGGATCGCCTACGGGGAGGAGGCCTTTCCGGCCTGCGGGCTGGTGGTCTCCGGCGGACACACGAACTGGTACGACTGCCCGGACGCCGTGCGCGCCACGCTGATCGGCAGCACGATCGACGACGCCGCCGGCGAGGCGTTCGACAAGGTCGCCCGGCTGCTGGGCCTGCCTTACCCCGGCGGCCCCAGCGTGCAGCAGGCCGCGGAGCACGGCGATCCGACGGCCGTCCCCCTGCCCCGGCCGATGATGAACCGGCCGGAGTTGGCCGTCAGCTTCAGCGGGTTGAAGACGGCGGTGCGGTACGCGGCGCTGGGCAATCCGAACTCGCCGGAGGTTCCCGCCCCGCCGCTGGGCGAACGGCGGATCGCCGATCTGGCGGCGTCGTTTCAGGCCGCGGCGGTGGACGTGCTCGTCGGCAAGTGCGATCTCGCGTTGAAGCAGACCGGTCGCCCGACGCTGCTGGTCGGCGGCGGCGTGGCCGCCAACCGGGCGCTGCGGGTCGGCCTGACGGACCTGTGCGAGCGCCGCGGCGTGCGGCTGTGCATCGCCCCGATGGAGCTGTGCGTCGACAACGCCGCCATGGCCGGCCTGGCGTGGGAGAGCTTCGAACGCGGCGAGTTCGCCCCGTTGGACTGCGACGTGACGCCGGGACTGGTGCGAGCCTGA
- a CDS encoding PD-(D/E)XK nuclease family protein codes for MPYTGRVHLPFPDLELAPPPGADAPGSPAPGAHAPGSPGGGTVRLLCGTPRGGKTGALLAEYAAALQAAWAEGRTGACLWLTPNRLSRAAVQSDLAREIGGPLLEPGVRTFENLTDELLSDGRLWHALDAAQGAPSREPAGGEGRRYRVLSGVSRRRVLRAVIDAEAAAGRLSHFARIAGAGGFLTLLERQVRAWKYAEVWPDDPTLQSGGAARRDLVRLYAAYQDRLQNPPDGGPPLFDAEGRVWVARNLLCGAGAALGSDGSGNGRRLDLLVADGFTSFTATQRDLLAALAASANAAVIALPLEQGSGMSAKPRPGVPYRPDLFEPVWRTVDELSDPLAEQGGESIYQWHAPRRPDDALGHLAAWLFDESAEPAPRRTVAKGVTLYAAGRIEDEARATVAAVKGLLMRGEPAERVVVTARDVGTYAEEFFRLCDAGGVPVDADRPLPLAGRPAVRALLAPWRVEASGWGLRGLLGVLRDPSFGFPADAATATARVLRFANVGEDRRTALKAVRTFAPAAEGEEPKPPDRDAPPEADRRLTAAAVEALNAALEPTRTATDPAGWVARLRTLIETLGFNPAAAELPREPWEDDAADLDAALRWLSEAAAEHAADADPNHQADDGLLSLGEFLHWADELLAAARVPGPPAAAGGVAFVDAETARTAGCDHLFLLGLGEGQFPRPPNPADPAPPRSGEEADDPAALADANARAEMLLFYGVVTRPTKSLTLSWTTRDEKGRERFAGPFVEAVRDLFAPDTFPEPKTASLSPIPALDRALTAADARALAVSELRTGGQAGPLARLLVTPGEAPAARCVLGAATMLSARSRTKGPTAFDGRLSTRSQVHWAKRRPVGYQFSASELETFAANPFRYFLDRVLRVERPDPPGLREDRMNRGTAMHAALSRAYRRALEQSEDAPTVELLQEEIAALKPRSRSLARWHDGLWETERALLAAWSEAFPTQAAAYAGTFAAGWAEGPTVHRLEAAFGRRTPEEEDDTEDLSQRPPAARFPNDPGGVPVTGRIDRLDFGFVTLESGETVPAYNIVDYKTGSSVPKFTAERVAAGASLQLALYAVAARRCGLTPPDAEPHMLVYWGVKTEGPRNGISRGGKKCVAELLPTLEEDLDAVVPLLAGAIRSGVFPICPEKGETQTFSDHARVGRAAEVRAVAERLEKWPPPWRTGPVVGDEDE; via the coding sequence GTGCCGTACACTGGCCGCGTGCACCTGCCGTTTCCCGATCTCGAACTGGCGCCTCCCCCGGGGGCCGACGCTCCCGGCTCGCCTGCTCCGGGGGCTCACGCCCCCGGCTCGCCCGGCGGGGGGACGGTGCGTTTGCTGTGCGGCACGCCGCGGGGCGGGAAGACCGGGGCCCTGCTGGCCGAGTACGCCGCCGCCCTGCAGGCCGCGTGGGCCGAGGGCCGCACCGGGGCCTGCCTGTGGCTCACCCCGAACCGCCTTAGCCGGGCGGCGGTGCAAAGCGATCTGGCCCGCGAGATCGGCGGGCCGTTGCTCGAGCCGGGGGTGCGAACCTTCGAAAACCTGACGGACGAACTGCTCTCCGACGGCCGGCTGTGGCACGCCCTCGACGCGGCCCAGGGCGCCCCGTCACGAGAACCGGCGGGGGGCGAGGGTCGCCGCTACCGCGTGCTCTCCGGAGTCTCCCGCCGACGGGTGTTGCGGGCGGTGATCGACGCGGAGGCCGCCGCCGGCCGGCTGTCGCACTTTGCCCGCATCGCCGGGGCCGGCGGGTTCCTCACGCTGCTCGAACGCCAGGTGCGGGCCTGGAAGTACGCGGAGGTCTGGCCGGACGATCCCACCCTGCAATCCGGCGGCGCGGCCCGGCGGGACCTGGTGCGGCTGTACGCGGCCTATCAGGATCGCCTGCAGAACCCGCCGGACGGCGGCCCGCCGCTGTTCGACGCCGAGGGCCGCGTCTGGGTCGCCCGCAATCTGCTGTGCGGCGCCGGGGCGGCGCTCGGCTCCGACGGGTCGGGAAACGGGCGGCGGCTCGATCTGCTGGTCGCCGACGGCTTCACGAGTTTCACCGCCACCCAGCGCGACCTGCTGGCCGCGCTGGCGGCCTCCGCGAACGCGGCCGTGATCGCCCTGCCGCTGGAGCAGGGCTCCGGCATGTCGGCCAAACCCCGACCCGGCGTCCCGTACCGGCCGGACCTGTTCGAGCCGGTCTGGCGGACCGTCGACGAACTCTCCGACCCGCTCGCGGAGCAGGGCGGCGAGTCGATCTACCAGTGGCACGCCCCCCGCCGGCCGGACGACGCGTTGGGGCATCTCGCGGCGTGGCTGTTCGACGAATCCGCCGAACCGGCCCCGCGGCGGACCGTCGCCAAGGGCGTCACCCTGTACGCCGCCGGGCGGATCGAGGACGAGGCGCGGGCGACGGTCGCCGCGGTGAAGGGCCTGCTGATGCGGGGCGAACCGGCGGAGCGGGTGGTTGTCACGGCCCGGGACGTGGGGACTTACGCCGAGGAATTCTTCCGCCTCTGCGACGCCGGCGGGGTGCCGGTGGACGCGGACCGCCCGCTGCCGCTGGCCGGTCGGCCGGCGGTGCGGGCGCTGCTGGCCCCGTGGCGGGTCGAGGCCTCCGGCTGGGGGCTGCGGGGACTGCTGGGCGTGCTCCGCGACCCCTCGTTCGGCTTCCCCGCCGACGCCGCCACCGCGACGGCCCGCGTCCTGCGGTTTGCCAACGTGGGGGAGGACCGCCGCACGGCGCTCAAGGCAGTGCGCACCTTCGCCCCCGCTGCCGAGGGCGAGGAACCGAAACCGCCCGACCGCGACGCCCCCCCGGAGGCTGATCGCCGGCTGACGGCGGCCGCCGTGGAGGCGTTGAACGCCGCACTCGAACCGACCCGCACCGCGACGGACCCGGCCGGCTGGGTGGCGCGGTTGCGCACCCTCATCGAGACCCTGGGGTTCAATCCTGCCGCCGCCGAGTTGCCGCGGGAGCCGTGGGAGGACGACGCCGCCGACCTCGACGCCGCCCTCCGCTGGCTGAGCGAAGCCGCCGCCGAGCACGCCGCCGACGCGGACCCAAACCACCAGGCGGACGACGGGCTGCTCTCGCTGGGCGAGTTCCTGCACTGGGCGGACGAACTGCTGGCCGCGGCCCGCGTGCCGGGCCCGCCGGCGGCGGCGGGCGGCGTGGCATTCGTCGATGCCGAGACGGCCCGCACGGCGGGGTGCGATCACCTCTTTCTGCTTGGTCTGGGCGAGGGCCAGTTCCCCCGGCCGCCGAACCCCGCCGACCCGGCGCCGCCGCGGTCCGGGGAGGAGGCGGACGATCCCGCGGCCCTGGCCGACGCCAACGCCCGGGCGGAGATGCTGCTGTTCTACGGCGTCGTCACCCGGCCGACGAAATCGCTGACGCTCTCCTGGACGACCCGGGACGAGAAGGGCCGCGAACGCTTCGCCGGGCCGTTCGTGGAGGCGGTCCGCGATCTGTTCGCCCCGGATACGTTCCCGGAGCCGAAGACCGCCAGCCTCTCGCCGATCCCGGCGCTCGACCGCGCGCTGACCGCCGCGGACGCCCGGGCGCTGGCCGTGTCGGAGCTACGCACCGGCGGGCAGGCGGGGCCGCTGGCCCGGTTGCTCGTCACTCCGGGAGAGGCCCCGGCCGCCCGCTGCGTGCTGGGCGCCGCGACGATGCTCTCCGCCCGCAGTCGGACGAAGGGGCCGACGGCGTTCGACGGGCGGCTCTCGACGCGGTCCCAAGTCCATTGGGCGAAGCGGCGACCGGTCGGCTACCAGTTCAGCGCCAGCGAACTCGAAACGTTCGCCGCGAACCCGTTCCGCTACTTCCTCGACCGCGTGTTGCGGGTGGAACGGCCCGACCCGCCGGGGCTGCGGGAGGATCGGATGAACCGCGGCACCGCCATGCACGCGGCCCTCTCCCGGGCCTACCGGCGGGCGTTGGAGCAGTCCGAGGACGCTCCGACCGTGGAGCTGCTCCAGGAAGAAATCGCCGCCCTGAAGCCGCGGTCTCGCTCGCTGGCCCGCTGGCACGACGGGCTGTGGGAGACGGAACGCGCCCTGCTGGCGGCGTGGTCCGAGGCGTTCCCCACGCAGGCGGCCGCCTACGCCGGGACCTTCGCCGCCGGCTGGGCCGAGGGGCCGACGGTGCATCGGCTCGAAGCCGCCTTCGGCCGCCGCACCCCGGAGGAGGAGGACGACACGGAGGACCTGTCGCAGCGCCCCCCAGCCGCCCGCTTCCCGAACGACCCCGGCGGGGTGCCCGTCACCGGCCGCATCGACCGGCTGGACTTCGGGTTCGTGACGTTGGAGTCCGGGGAGACTGTCCCGGCGTACAACATCGTGGACTACAAGACGGGTTCGTCCGTGCCCAAGTTCACCGCGGAGCGGGTCGCCGCGGGGGCGTCCCTACAGTTGGCCCTCTACGCCGTCGCTGCCCGCCGCTGCGGGCTGACGCCCCCGGACGCGGAGCCGCACATGCTGGTGTATTGGGGTGTGAAGACGGAGGGGCCGCGGAACGGCATCTCCCGCGGCGGCAAGAAGTGCGTCGCCGAGTTGCTGCCCACCTTAGAGGAGGACCTCGACGCCGTGGTGCCCCTGCTGGCGGGGGCGATCCGCAGCGGGGTCTTCCCGATCTGCCCGGAGAAGGGCGAGACGCAGACGTTCTCCGATCACGCCCGCGTCGGCCGAGCCGCGGAGGTGCGGGCCGTCGCGGAGCGGCTCGAAAAGTGGCCCCCGCCGTGGCGGACCGGCCCGGTTGTGGGGGACGAGGATGAGTGA
- a CDS encoding LptF/LptG family permease, whose translation MRLIQRAILWELLRVFGFLLAVLTILLVFVGVAQRASEEGLGAEQIAQILPYIVPSLMPFTIPATLLLSVCIVYGRMGGDQEVIAAKAAGAHVFTLLAPAFLLAAALSISSFVLTDRVIPWAMANIQKIVSDAMEDLFLDFLRTTNRFSDPERGLMITARAVEGKTLIGPQFRYAPAGRSPVTVTAERANVSFDLEENVVRVEMHHGLLQSGGRVNGYFEREVRSFPLGNSEEETKPRHRTTTDLFRQLDLLRENTAARERHAAAVATLDLMLGELPRPDRLAPSPPAPTKVRIPEYKVLTEIYSRPAMAASCLFFALIGGTFSIKLGRSSFLTTFMICFVPILLVYYPITLGMLNLAKHGDADPRWTVWVGNLLIGAWGLITLRQVARF comes from the coding sequence TTGCGATTGATCCAACGGGCGATTCTGTGGGAACTGCTGCGGGTGTTCGGCTTCCTGCTAGCGGTGCTGACGATCCTGCTGGTGTTCGTGGGGGTCGCCCAGCGGGCCAGCGAGGAAGGATTGGGGGCGGAGCAGATCGCACAGATTCTGCCGTACATCGTGCCGTCGCTGATGCCATTCACGATCCCGGCGACGCTGCTGCTGAGCGTCTGCATCGTGTACGGCCGGATGGGGGGCGATCAGGAGGTGATCGCCGCGAAGGCCGCGGGCGCCCACGTCTTCACGCTGCTCGCCCCGGCGTTCCTGCTGGCCGCGGCGCTCAGCATCTCCAGCTTCGTGCTGACCGACCGCGTCATCCCGTGGGCGATGGCGAATATCCAGAAGATCGTTTCCGACGCGATGGAGGATCTGTTCCTGGACTTCCTCCGCACGACCAATCGCTTCAGCGACCCGGAGCGCGGCCTGATGATCACCGCCCGGGCGGTGGAGGGCAAGACGCTGATCGGCCCGCAGTTCCGCTACGCCCCGGCCGGCCGCAGCCCCGTCACCGTCACCGCGGAGCGGGCCAACGTCTCGTTCGATTTGGAGGAGAACGTGGTGCGGGTGGAGATGCACCACGGCCTGCTCCAATCCGGCGGGCGGGTCAACGGCTACTTTGAACGGGAGGTGCGTTCCTTCCCGCTGGGCAACTCCGAGGAGGAGACGAAGCCCCGCCACCGGACGACCACCGACCTGTTCCGCCAACTCGATCTGTTGCGGGAGAACACCGCCGCCCGGGAGCGACACGCCGCGGCGGTCGCCACGCTGGACCTCATGCTCGGCGAACTCCCCCGGCCGGACCGACTGGCGCCCTCCCCGCCGGCGCCGACGAAGGTGCGCATCCCCGAATACAAGGTGCTCACGGAGATCTACTCCCGGCCGGCGATGGCGGCGAGCTGCCTGTTCTTCGCCCTGATCGGCGGCACGTTCAGCATCAAGCTGGGCCGGAGCAGCTTCCTAACCACCTTCATGATCTGCTTCGTGCCGATCCTGCTGGTGTACTACCCGATCACGTTGGGGATGCTGAACCTGGCGAAGCACGGGGACGCCGACCCCCGCTGGACGGTGTGGGTCGGCAACCTGCTGATCGGCGCCTGGGGCTTGATTACGCTGCGGCAAGTCGCCCGGTTCTGA
- a CDS encoding peptidylprolyl isomerase, translating into MRFSFQPRSRRLLTAALLAVCVAGLPAPTAFAQGNLDAQLEAIRARETALDEKVVELQTQYRDADEARKKQIEAEGEQLFKDFQTNVVQQRNALMTAAQAAPQLSESVAVWAATNAFGENDYANAEQFSKKLLATAPQNRIGLNLLPASQFALQKFTEAQQNFAKAEAAGVLLPQFASFAEAAPEYAQFWAQEQATRQKQASMNLPRVVFKTTKGDVTLELFEEEAPNAVANMITLVESGFYDGVKFHRVIPNFMAQGGDPNSKNDDPTDDGRGGPGYAIDSEFNNPGARKHFRGTLSAANSGPNTAGSQFFLTHLPTPHLNGKHTVYGRVIEGQEVVDSLQIGDEIQNAEVVSKRNHQYTVKKNSNG; encoded by the coding sequence ATGCGTTTCTCCTTCCAGCCGCGCTCTCGCCGACTGCTGACCGCGGCGCTGCTCGCCGTCTGCGTCGCCGGCCTCCCGGCCCCGACGGCGTTCGCCCAGGGCAATCTTGACGCCCAACTCGAAGCGATCCGAGCCCGCGAGACGGCCCTGGACGAGAAGGTCGTCGAACTGCAGACGCAGTACCGCGACGCCGACGAGGCCCGGAAGAAGCAGATCGAGGCGGAGGGCGAGCAGCTCTTCAAGGACTTCCAGACAAACGTGGTCCAGCAGCGGAACGCGCTGATGACCGCCGCCCAGGCCGCCCCGCAGCTCAGCGAGTCGGTCGCCGTCTGGGCCGCCACCAACGCCTTCGGCGAGAACGACTACGCCAACGCGGAGCAGTTCTCCAAGAAGCTGCTCGCCACCGCCCCGCAGAACCGCATCGGCCTGAACCTGCTGCCGGCGTCGCAGTTCGCCCTGCAGAAGTTCACTGAGGCGCAGCAGAACTTCGCCAAGGCCGAGGCCGCCGGCGTGCTGCTCCCCCAGTTCGCCAGCTTCGCCGAGGCCGCCCCGGAGTACGCCCAGTTCTGGGCCCAGGAGCAGGCGACCCGCCAGAAGCAGGCCTCGATGAATCTGCCCCGCGTCGTCTTCAAGACCACCAAGGGCGACGTCACCCTGGAACTGTTCGAAGAGGAAGCCCCTAACGCCGTCGCGAACATGATCACGCTGGTGGAGAGCGGCTTCTACGACGGCGTGAAGTTCCACCGCGTCATCCCGAACTTCATGGCTCAGGGCGGCGACCCGAACTCCAAGAACGACGACCCCACCGACGACGGCCGCGGCGGCCCCGGCTACGCGATCGACAGCGAGTTCAATAACCCCGGCGCCCGCAAGCACTTCCGCGGCACCCTGTCCGCGGCGAACAGCGGTCCGAACACGGCCGGCAGCCAGTTCTTCCTGACCCACCTGCCCACCCCGCACCTCAACGGCAAGCACACCGTCTACGGCCGGGTGATCGAAGGACAGGAAGTCGTGGACAGCCTGCAGATCGGCGACGAGATCCAGAACGCCGAGGTGGTCTCCAAGCGGAACCACCAATACACGGTGAAGAAGAACTCCAACGGCTAA